DNA from Xiphias gladius isolate SHS-SW01 ecotype Sanya breed wild chromosome 9, ASM1685928v1, whole genome shotgun sequence:
ATGATGGATGAAGAAGGCCATCAGCAAAATTGTTTGTGCTGATttggtgcctgtgtgtgtgtgtgcacgctgtGCATGACTGGATGATTacatttgattgtgtgtgtacgGAGAGGGGTTGAGGAGCGACAGAAACAATGGGTAGGATCATTAGTGTGATCTGCTTCATTTCATCAAAAGGtccattttgtgctgtttgttcattagttttagttttctttcattttactgaCCGTTTGCTCCAGCATTGTAGCAGAGAGTCACATGCGCAGTCACTCATGcctgatttttaaattgttatcaGTTGGTACATTTGGTGTGGCTGACTCCATCTGAACTGGCAATTAAAACAGCTATAATTTTGCCTCCTAGGATCAGTTTGACCTATTTCAAACTTGGCACTTCTGAAAATCAGCAATAACTTCTCTGTTGcagtctttcttttcctttttttttcagcttcagcAATATGACCTGTGCCTGCCTTTGCTGTGcacagcaaatgtgttttccGTTTCTCACCGTCTACTGTATGGACAGCGTATATGTATGATCACCTCTGGGTGATCATGGATGATCTACGGCTTGCCTCACCGGCATGCATACACCTTGAAGCTGTCAGCtttctccatttatttccatttgttaGTCCTTCTACCTGGTCATATTGATTTTCCCATAGCTTTCTGCCAGTAAGTGCTGTCTGAGACCATATCTGAAAGCTGGCCTTAGTGATCAAGAGGGACAGCAGGAAGTCCAATACATTTGCTGAAAGCTCTTCCCCTGTTGATGCCTTCCCTATATTGATTGTATGTAATGTAGGTCTGTTAAAGCCTTCCCAGTTTAACCACCCTCTGGGAAACGCTGTACAGACAAGAATATATGGGTATGCGccaaaaaacataaagataCTGAAGAGCATTCTGCCataaacacattcatgcataACATTTATATCACCTGCTATCATAAAACATGACTCTAAGTGGTGTTCTCTCCTCTTCGTTTAGTCTGCCCCACAGTGTCAAGGCGagcctgtctctttctccatccGGGCCAGGACGGATGGGCAGCGGCGGGGGCTCCCCTACATCCAAGATGGGCTACTGCGGAGGGGTGCCAGTGGAGGATATGCAGGCCCTGGCCATCACTTCTCTGTCGGCAGCAGATGTAGCCAAACAGTATGAGCACATCCGCGAGCTGGGGAAGGGCACGTATGGCAAGGTGGACCTGGTGGCACACCGAACACAGGGTGAGTTAAGGCATCCAGGCGTTCAGAATCCTCTGTTCCTGGCCCATTAGTATTCCTTGACTGTCAAACgtcttttatcatttatcaatcaagcacaaatatggaaaaaataatttagtagGATACATTTTTCTGATCTCAATATCCACATTGCTCCAGCAAGCCTGACAGCTGATGATAACCGGTTAAGGCAGATCAGCGTGTCATAAAGTCTCAAGGCACTGTGCAAAGAATTTAATTTCAGCACAGTTAAAAGGGTTTGTTAAGGATTTTTTTAGGTTTACTGTTTAATCCTTGGTTGTAAGAAAATCAAGGTTAGAGAGCTGGCTCAGTCTGAAAACAGTATAACTAAGCACTGTAAAGTAGTAGAGGGAAGCTGAGAGGCTGAGAGGGCATTGGAGATTAAGAGTGCTGTGTGCACACTAAAGAGCCTCTGCATTTCTGCAGCTATAATCGTGAGCAGCTGGCTGTATATGTGTAATGGAGGTGAGATTCATTCACTGTACATGTTTATATGAATGAACCCAGCAGCTGTTAAAAGACAGGGCTGGGCAGTTGTCTCCACTCCCTTAGAGTATCAGGTAACACTTCCAAATTCACTTTTAAGTGCTTTTTGGATCGCGCTTGGAAAATTTTGGATAGTGAAATATTGGCAGTActtgatatgatatgatataatataCAGGTTTGATACTCCAGAGCTTAATTGTGTGCGCCCATGTGTTCTACATGTTTATGTCTGATTTTTGTAGGCACCAAAATGGCGCTGAAGTTTGTTACCAAGAACAAGACGAAGCTGAAGAGTTTCCTGCGGGAATACAGTCTAACAGGCTCACTTAGCTGCAGCCCTTTTATCATCAGAGTCCTGGACGTGCTTTTTGAGACGGAGGACAGCTATGTGTTTGGACAAGAATATGCCCCCGCTGGGGATCTTTTTGACATCATCCCTCCACAGGTAACGCTATCATCCACCCTTCCACCAATCAACGTCCTCACTCAGCCAGAGCTGTTCCAATCAGTCGCCGTGTTCCGACACGGTGTTTTTAACAAGTTCTCCTGGGATTGGAGCCTTGTCTTCGTCCTGGTTTTCTCTCTGTGCAGAGCCCTTCAGTTTACTTTAGTGCTATTCCAGTTGATGTGCTGGGAGTGCTTGACTTCAAGGTTCTTCTTAGGACTCATTAAAAATGGTTGCAGAATTCAGAAATGACACtcttgtgtttcagttttcctttttgaagTAGCATGTCACTTTTCATGCTGTACCTTCATTCTTCCACTCAATATAACCATCACCTATTCTTTTTAACAGTATTGTTACCTCACCACAAAACTCTTTTTTTGTATCACCACCCATAGTCTGACCTCCTACAATGGTTTACTGTGTCTATTAGACTGTATTAATCTACATCTAAATCTTTcttactttctgtctctcaacactttctgtTGCTTGCTccactctgtttttctctcaggtGGGTCTGCAGGAGGAAATGGTCAAACGCTGCATGCAGCAACTGGGCTTGGCCCTAGACTTTATGCACAGTAAAAACCTGGTGCATCGGGATGTCAAGCCAGAGAACGTGCTCTTGTTTGACCGCGAGTGCCGCCGCATCAAGCTGGCAGACTTTGGCATGACCCGGCGTGTGGGCTGTCGTGTGAAACGGGTGAGTGGTACCATTCCCTACACAGCACCAGAGGTGTGCCGCGCCAGTCGTGCTGAGGGTTTCCTTGTGACCACCAGTCTGGATGTGTGGGCGTTCGGTGTGCTGGTCTTCTGTATGCTTACGGGCAATTTCCCCTGGGAGGCAGCGCTGCCGACCGATGCCTTCTATGAGGAGTTTCGGCGCTGGCAGAAAGCAGGGTGTCCTGTGGGAACATACCCGTCTCAGTGGCGCCGCTTCACAGATGACGCCTTGCGCATGTTTCAGAGGCTGCTTGCTGCTGAGCCAGAGAAACGCTGTGGAGTCAAGGATGTCTTCTGCTTTGTCAAGTATGAACTGGTCAGCGAGCTCAGGCGCAGAGCATCTTGCCGAGCCaagagaggtgagaggtcaAGCACGGGAGTGTGTACTGGCAGTTgcacttcctcctcttcctccatttcaTCACGTTCCTCCCACAGACACCCCGAGCCCTCCACCCCTCCAGGAACGTCCTGCCCGCGCCCAGCACCACTCAAACGCAGTGTCCTCTCGGATCCATTGTCGCCCAGAGAGGAGTCTGGACAGCACCAGTCTCCAGGCCGAGACAAGAACAAAAGCCAGATGGTGATGGCAACTGCCATTGAAATCTGTGTGTGACCACACTAAGGTTAGCGCTGGAGACTAGATGGCTTTTCACAGTAATAACAAACTTTGAAGAGGTATAATGACTATCACAGAGACTCCTGTGAAAAAGCAGAGGTACTTTAACCATGAAAGAGAAGCTCAGGATCACATCCCCCGCTGTGAAAGTGGACGTCATCAATCAGCAGTACACACTTGGACAGCTTATCATTGGCACATACCGTTTAGGCATTGATTTGTGACCAAAGACTGCGAGTAGTGTTTAACAGTCCGCTGATGATGCTCCTCTCAGCAGCTCATTCTGCCATCCAGACATTCGTGTTTTCTGCTCATACACTGTGGTGGTGCTAATGATTCTATAATTAGATACTTCATGAAAATGgattctgtcttttctcactCATCAATCCATGTCTCTTTACTTTAGTGTTTATTTATCTCAGAATATAAGCTCCAAGGAGGCCAAAACGTAATCAGACCAAGTGATGCTGTTCAGTCGGAGGCTGATGATCTGAGGGCAATCTACACAACTACATTCATTTCCCAGATTTCCTGCCAGGTTTCAACACATAAAATTTGTCACAGACCTTTTAAAGAGAAagtgttctaaaaaaaaaaaagaaaaagaaagcttaATGTAGCAGTTTGTATGAGACGTCTTTTCATGTAGGTGTCTAGACTGAGCTACAGATTCTCAGTGAGAGACATCACCTCAGGACACTTCAGTGGttcactttctgttttattattaatggaAATCCATTGACTGGCTGGAAGATACATCTGTCACTTCTGAACTACTCTCAAGATTCTTTTCCAATGTAACACAGTAGAATACAGGGATTGTAAATTTTCTGGGTGAATAGGGCGATGGAACAAAGATTATCGTTTCTTTTctacctgctgtgtgtgtttggacatgtatgtgtgtgtttcaaacgCTAAAGCACAAGTTTTTGTAAAGGAAACTACAAAtctttattgtaaataattgGATATTTCTAAGAGTGCACCGTAACATCAGGTAGTTCAACTATGTAGCTGTACTAATTTTCTACGACAGGGAAAAGGGGTTTTAGGGTTTTACACTTACTGTCGGGGCAACGCACTGTATGTAGCAACAAAATATGACAGAATGTACAGTCTATCACAAGAAATTAGATATACAGATATATGATCTAAAGCCTCTCACAATGTATAACATGGTAGCAGCTGCTGTTCTGTATTGTCTTTTACTTTTTGGCTTTTATCTGAACTGGACCAAGTTTTATTGACCCAGGTGTGACAGACAAATTGGTGAAGAGACATCAATCCTCTCTGCTTTCCTGTCACTATGACCGTATCATGAGCAACATCCATTTTCTGCATACAATCATCGTACTTATTTGTTGTCAGTGAGTATAACCCagtctttgtttatttaatcagttAAAAGCTCAGAGCTGCTTTGCAGGTCGGcactttacaaattaattttgcagCATCACAAAACAGCATTGCGAAATGTGTTCCAGTTTTGATAATCAAGCTGCAACATTAAACACAATCCTGACTGCTCAGAACGTGTTGTTGCACCCCCTATGCTCAGCTTTAATTGAATCTTCCTGCCTATGTATGGGAGTCCGTCCAAATGTGTCACTCGAACAGCAGAACCCAGGTGTTTTTTGTCTGGAGGAATGACCTCTGTGTCAGCCATTAATGTTCTGCGAGCTGTTGACTGATCCTGACCAGCAGACAGCTATAGCATCAGCTTCCAAAGAGATACCGCTAATTATGAAAGCATCTAAAAAGCAAAGAATGTTCAGTGTGAATGATATAAGGAAGGCTCATTACCATTGCTTTTCTTGCTTGAATTGCTTTACGGCTATTTcagtcaggtgtgtgtgtggatgtgtgctCGTCTCAGCTTTTCTTATTTGCCCTCTCCTCCCATGTCGGGCCATAAACTCTGTCACTATAGTGACAGCGCCAATGCCCCTCTGGTGCGGCTTCTGTCCTCTTCTTGAACATCAAGTCTAATTGAGCCCAAATGAAACATCCGCAGCTCCTCATGACAGTTGCCGAGCTTATTATACTGGATGACACGTTTCTGCGGATACacattttcctgtattttatGAGCCGGTTCACAGAACAAAGTCTTTATCCGATCTTATCCGACATAATCTAGGCTGTTGATGGTCCCTATCATTTTCCTTGTCTCTTTCCATCCCTACTCTTGATTCTGCAAAGGTGACCTGATTGAGGCTGAAGCCTTGTCAAAGGGATGTATTGTAAACTGAGATGCTGGCTGCCTCATAACATTTGTCCAAAGGTAATCTGTCAGTAGACTGTAGTGGGATGAGAATAAGCCCTGCTTTACAACAAAAAGACAGGGATTAGATGCACGAAAGGTCAACTAATGCAAGTCAAAGCAAGGTAACTTAAtgaaacataacataacaaagGGCGGCACGACGTTATATAATTGCAAAACATAATATAAGGCAACATGACATGACACAACACAACATGACTCATAACATGATGCAACATATGATACAGCATTACATAAAGCAACATAACATGATGTATCATAACATGACACAATACAACATGACTCGTCATAGCATGACGACACACCATAAGACATTATATGATGCAACATAGCATAACGTATCATAACATAACTTATGTATACATGATGCCCCCAACTTAACAAGTTACACAGTGTTctaatgttagcagctctgGCTCCGTTATAGATCATAGCCATTATTGTCTTTAGACTGCTAGCAATGTGCACTGTTGTTGTCTCTCATGGACTTTTATAAGAGGAAATGTCAAGTTTAATGATGAGGTTTCAAATTATATAAAGTTTTATTGAAGCTTGAGGGAGAAGCCTTCCTCTTACCCAGTTTATCCTGGTGAAATAATCGAACTGTTTTCTGCCAGCAAGTGTTGTTgtataatttaatgtaaatactgtacGTACTGTGTCtttaacaaagcaaaaaaaaaaaaaagaaagaattaacATATGTTAATATATGTTGAAATAAATTTATGCACCACATCGTGGCTCCTGGGTATTTCTGTTGGTAGTCAGAAATACTGTGGCTGGTATTTTTTCTGCCAGTGTTGGCAAAGCTAATTCAGCCCATCTTTGTATGGTCCCCAGACTGCACATTAGATGAAGGTCAGCTTGAATCACATGTGATTTCCTGAGGCTTTGGTCGGCTTCGCCAGCGAGCCCCCAGACTATTTTAATATGCTGACTTCCTTCTGAAAGTCCAATTAACACATCTGTAGATATGAGTTATCTGCTGCACTCACGGAGCAAATTGGTTCAAGGGCAGTTGGAATATGGCACCGAAGATGAGAACAGTTATCAGCCCACCAGTCCTTCTTCGTACTCTCAGCCATTGTGTCAGAGTGGAGGAGTTTGCTGAAGTTGTTATCAGACTGAGTTTATACAGTGGCGGTAAGCTGTGGTGTATCTGCCACTGAGAAAAGCTAATCAGTTCAGACAGtacaagagaaaggaaaggtCAACCACGACACGCAGGGCTTGTGTAGTGAGTGGAAGCTTGTCCTTTGTGATAGCCTGTTCTCTGCCCTTCAAGGGCTACAGCAGCCTAGTGGCAGTGCAACAGTCCTAATTGTGTTACCTCCAATTCTCAGCTGAGAAGATGGAAGATGCTGAACTCAGGCTGAACCCAAAAGTGGATGCATTTAATGCAGGCTACAATGGAATTGAAAGTATCAGGCCAtccaaatcacacacaaaaacatgcctTTTCCCCATTAATTCTAGTGGTATCTACTCTTTTCTGGTTAAAGAATCACAAAAGGGCACTTTACTCAACAGCAATTTGTCTTTCCATAAACAGGATAACTCAGACATGTTGCTGTTGCATTGTTCCCACATCTATTGCAGccatctgcatggctagataccaaTAGGGTTAAGTAGGAaaatatgggttttttttttcccaattgggCTGAACTGACCCTGCAAAGATCCAGCAATGCTGGATTATTCCCTtagctgctgcttttaaaaaaccGTCAGCTAAACCAAATTGATTCCCAGGACTGAAGGAAGCTGGATGTTAAGCCTTCAGTAAGTGGTCCAGGAGCATGGACAGCTAGGAAAGGCATCTCCCAGGATGCAGCTGTCTCCATGAGATCAAGTGTTAAATCCTCTTCAGTTATGCTCTCTCAGCAACTGCAAATATCAGCAACATGAGGTGACCGTGTGACTGACGGAGAGACGACTCACTATCTGGATTCATGTCAGCACATCTCAAATGTAAATTGCCAGGTTTCACCGTGATCTCTACGATGTAACGTTTGGATAAAATTTCATGCAAGTGCCAGCAGAACcctcacaagaaaaaaaaaaaaatcacacttatACACTCAACTTGAGGTTATCACAGCAtgaaatgttgtgaaaaaaagaggTTGTCAAATCCTTGTAGCTTCGCCGGGGTGTATAAATGAAAGCGAACTcgcataataataaataaataagtgtacTTGCAGCATATATTCCATGTGTAgatgaacattttaaagaaaatttgaatgaaataagTTCATCCTAAAAGTTGTATGTGGCTTTTAAACATGGACAGAGCATGTGAAGTTCAATCTTCTGGCTGTACATGTATTTCACAACCAACCAAATTCTGCCTGGCAATACTTGAAAATGTTGTATATCTTTTCCAAAGCTGTTTCACAGATGAGGACAGATTTGTGCAAACAGTGGTCACAGGCATGTAATTACTGAACATTTCTGTCTCGCTGGTGAATTTCTCTAGAGGTTGAATGCATAGTAAACAAAGGAGTGATACTTTTAAGTTTTCTAAGCTGCAGACTGCAGAGTAATAttattttctgctcattttaacaccacagggaacatactgtatagtacTAAACCTCCTGCGTCACCTCAGCTTCCTGCCTCTGCACTTGCAGATGAATCACTCTGAAACTGTCAGATGCACCATGCACCTTCTGTCCCTGATGTAGTCTGCAAAACAGCTGAAGGCATGACGCTGGAAATGCAGCCGAAGATTTGAAAGTCGGAAACTCAGATAGCGATAGTGATCTCAGCGGGGGTTGACGGTGAAGGGATGTTCCCCGCTCCCTCAGATCTAGACTCCTGCGCCATCTGAAAAAGTGTCTGATCACAGCTAGAGAGctgggaaaagagagggaaaagagaggaaaagattgtcagagcagagaaaagagagcgGAGTCTGACCAGTGAGGGTTGTGTCAAGTGggacaaatgtgtttgtgtgtgagcaggaGAGGGAGTCACGCAAGGACAAAGTGAGTCTACACCAAGTACTATATATTCAGTGCAGAGAATCCATTAGAAAATAACCCTGCTTATcctaaatttgtgttttttttaggatgCTGCAAACCTGTACTCCACCAGGAACCTATTTATGTGTACTATATGTGTGTTGCCTCGGGTATGACACTAAATTTTGCCATTGCCAGACATAAACTctcagacagtgtgtgtggtcGCCTGCCACCATTGCTATAGCAACGGAGACAGTCTCAGTTTCAGCTCTGAAATTTTCTCCTTGTTTTAGAAACCACCACCACATTCCTTGCTGCGGAGGTACTGTACGAGCTCTTTGTGAGGATCTgattgtgggtttttgttttggtttatagTACTGAAACATTTTGTTCTCTTATGTCGGAGTGGGTGATCTGCCTCCAGAATGGAAGGCTCAGTAAGCTGGAGGATGCCCGTTTGTGCAGCATTTTACCATATCTCTACTTCAGTACACAACTGGCTCCCTCTACACAGAAGACATCCAGGGCAGTTtaaacagcagggcacagtgtacagtactgtatgtgcacgTTATGCACCGTGAATccaatgaattttttttacaattatttttcaaaaatatgtatttaactGCTAAGCAGATCGCCACATGACATTTGCTCTTATCCCTAGTGTATGCTGCATAATGAATCTGATGACCCTTTGATCTTCCCTTTTAACACCACTTTGACAGCCAGATTTTGATCAAATCCACTGAGGATATTCTTGTCCCATGGAGTATGaatcataatgttttttgtttttttttgacctcCTGAtatttcctctagtgccacaaACAGGCCAAACATAttcaaagaaaaatctaaatctaacgGGAAGATTGCCAGAAATTTTACTGATAGCATTCCAGCCACCCTCGGGCAAAATAATCTATCACAATCTAATAGGCAGATTTCAGATTGCGTGTGTTTAATAGCATTTCAGATTGATTCAAGATGCACTGTGGAAACATACTGCAGTTTAATTAAAGGAATCCTGAAATAAGCACAACCCAATAAAGcactaaaaaaaattctaaacagCACTGGTGTTAAAAGTTTTCAAATCCTTTACTTACACAAGTACCAATGCAGCGATGTGAAAATACCCCATTACAgtcctacttaagtaaaagtacataataATTAGAATCCTAACCTGAATCCTATTTTACTGCTTAAGTCAGAAGTCACCTTTGAATTTGCTAATCGTGGATAATTCTGTTGTTCACACTGTGGAGACTCTTGTGGCTCCAAATGAAAACCACAagcttcatattttcatttatattcacACTATCATTCTTCCTGCATTTCTAAGCCTGAATGCGTACTGTCGGCTGCCACGAGACCTTTGTGCGTCACCCGCCAACATCTGTCGTCTCCCCCTGCTCCAATTCTTCCAGCTCTTCAGCCCCTGCCTACAGGTCAAATCCACCATGTTGTGCTGTTTCAGAAATCTGTGCTGCACCGCTTCCACCGAGGCAGCTTAAAGATACTCTTCTATATAACAGACAATCTTTTTAATGCATAGCTGAAACGTTAAGCTGAATtacaatgacaaacaaacaaaaatatgaaagaaaaaaaatgacagaaaaaaacaataacacaggAGCTTTGCTTTTAGACCTGTGCCCCCTTTATTCTTGCTTCAAAAACATtagagaagaaaagaacattGATCACAAGCCAGAGAAAATTTTTATAAACTTGTTTgtggtcttttttctttctttttcacatcctCTGTGTTAGTTGAGGGGCGGTTGACTACACAAAAACCAACTACAAATAGATTCTGAAGTTCTGCCATTAATAACAATCACATaaggttaaataaatattcataagGCTTTGTGAATCCTTGGCTGTCAATCTGATGATACTGGCCAACTTATACTGGTTTGGGTATAAGATACAGTGCcgtaaatgcaaaaaaaaggacatttacatacaatttacaaaaataatatagtaatataatataatgcatTTATTAATGCAAGGTTTCAGTATTTTGGCTGAAAATTGAATTCTGAGGCATCCATAGAAATACCATTTCATACCAATGTTCCAGTTGAGAAAAGAGCAACAGCTGTGCCCCTTTCTCAGCTCATGGCTGCAATGCAACATTATGGTCCACTAagttggaagaaaaaaatgatatagcCTACCTGCTTCTTGGATGGATTTCTCTCTAAATGATTGTTGAATTCGTGACTCTACAGAAAAGTTCTTGCTGTTTGATTCTCAGGGTCCGAGACCAAGTCACTTACtgctaactaactaactaactaactcaATTTAGCCACACACCTGCCAGTGTGGATGCAAGTGACAATTATGGGATCATGGTAAatgctaaatttttttttagctgaaacaCAAGTAGAAAATAGTAATAATGTTAATGAATTGGCACATTTATGTCAGTTAAACTGCAGTATCTACCTTACGTTTGCTAACTTTAGCCACTATGATAAGCCACCGATCATACTGACGTGGTTACAGTTGGAGCTCGATTTTTTCAACTGAAAGAGCTTTAATGTGctatttcttctttaaaaaaaagaaaggtcacACCTTAAAGCAATGGcttggcattttgggaaaaacatttatttgctttgttgctgagcgttaaatgagaaaattgataccactctcatgtctcaTGTCCAGTTGGACTACAGCCAGCACTCACTTTAATCCATGAGAAAACCAGCGTGTAAAAATTACAAGTTGCGAGTGGGACTGTTTCTTGACTGGGAGCAGAAATTTCCTGAAGTCACTGCTGGTTGCTTGGTAGGCGGAGCtggttacctttggacaga
Protein-coding regions in this window:
- the si:ch211-183d21.3 gene encoding serine/threonine-protein kinase SBK1, with translation MQDHGGERQVASSLPHSVKASLSLSPSGPGRMGSGGGSPTSKMGYCGGVPVEDMQALAITSLSAADVAKQYEHIRELGKGTYGKVDLVAHRTQGTKMALKFVTKNKTKLKSFLREYSLTGSLSCSPFIIRVLDVLFETEDSYVFGQEYAPAGDLFDIIPPQVGLQEEMVKRCMQQLGLALDFMHSKNLVHRDVKPENVLLFDRECRRIKLADFGMTRRVGCRVKRVSGTIPYTAPEVCRASRAEGFLVTTSLDVWAFGVLVFCMLTGNFPWEAALPTDAFYEEFRRWQKAGCPVGTYPSQWRRFTDDALRMFQRLLAAEPEKRCGVKDVFCFVKYELVSELRRRASCRAKRGERSSTGVCTGSCTSSSSSISSRSSHRHPEPSTPPGTSCPRPAPLKRSVLSDPLSPREESGQHQSPGRDKNKSQMVMATAIEICV